The DNA window TCGAGGAACTTTCTGCAGCAACGGGCGCCATGGCTGGCTGTCAAAGGACATTACGAAGGTGATTTCCCTGATGACCTGGTAGCCCTGCACAATTTTCCGGGTGGTTATTGCGGCGTTTCGAAAATTGAAACCGGACACCTGAATATCTGTTATCTGGTAAGTACAGACAGTTTCCGTCAGTATGGAGATATTCAGCAGCACCGGGAAGAAGTGATGTACCGGAATATACATCTCAGGGAAATTTTTTCACATAGCCGTGCGTTGTTTGAGCAACCGCTTTCTATCAGCCAGATATGTTTTGATGAAAAGACGAAGGTAGAACAGCATATGCTGATGACGGGGGATACCGCCGGACTCATTCATCCGCTTTGTGGCAATGGTATGGCGATGGCCATAGACAGTGCGCGGATGGCGGCAGAAGGAGTGTTGCGGTTTTGCAGGGAAACAGACTATTCCCGCCGGCAGCTGGAAGATGATTACAGCAAACGTTGGGAGCGGGCTTTCAGCAGACGTATGAAAACAGGGCGGCTGTTGAACAACCTTTTCCTGAAAGACAGGCTTTCCACCTGGCTGATACAGCAGATGGCATCTTTCCCGGCAGTATTGCCATTTATCATCCGGCAAACACATGGCCGGCCATTAAAAGTGATGAACACATGATACTCAATACCAGAGAACGTGTGCTGGCGCCTGAGATCATGGACGATTTTTCCATGGAAGGAGAACGCTTGCAAAGGGCATTGGACAAAATAGCAAAGATCAACCGGAAACTGGGAGGCAACAGGATTACACTGAAAGGCGTAGCGACACTGATGCGGCAACTGCCTCCCGAAAAAACAGTGACTATCATGGATATCGGGTGTGGTAACGGTGATATGCTGCGGGCACTGGCGGATGAAGGACGTCAACGTGGATGGAAGTTGCATCTGGTGGGAGTTGATGCCAATCGTTTTACAGTACATCATGCAGCAGCACTGTCGGTGGATTATCCGGAAATCAGTTATGACTGTATCGATGTGACACATGATTCTTTTGCGGAGATGGAATATGATATTGTGTTATTAACACTGACCCTGCATCATTTTACTGATGCAACCATATTGGCGCTGATGCAACATTTTTGCAGGTGTGCTACGGTTGGAATTGTGGTGAATGATCTGCATCGCAGCAGCATCGCCTACCGGTTGTTTCAGCTGTTGTGTTACGTGCTGGGACTAGAGGAAATGACCCGTTATGACGGGCTGACCTCTATTATGCGTGGGTTTAAAAAGCCGGAGCTGATAGAGCTTTGCCGGCAACTGAATATCAGGAATTACAGTCTGCGTTGGCGATGGGCTTTCCGTTACCAATGGGTTATATCAAATTTATGAGCGTAAAAATTCAATCAGTAGCAAAGGCATTACCAGCGTATACCAGGCCTACCAGCGAAATAATGCCATACCTTGACCTATGGCTTGCCGGACAGGAAGAACGGTTTGTAAAAAAGGTAAAGAAGATTTTTGAGAATGCAGCAGTAGATCAGCGGTATTCTATCATGAATGCAGAGGAAGTATTTAACAGTACCTCTTTTGAAGAGAAGAACAATATTTACATCCGGGAATGCACGGCGCTGGGGAAAAAATGTTTGCAGGGTGCACTGGAAAAGGCCGGTCTGAAAGGAGAGGAGATAGACTATATCATCACTGTCAGCTGTACCGGTTTTATGATCCCTTCTATGGATGCATATCTGATCAATGCGTTGCAGCTAAGGCAGGATATTGTTCGTTTACCCGTTACCGAGATGGGGTGTGCGGCAGGTGTTTCGGGGATGATCTACGCATATCAGTTTCTGAAGGCCAATCCCGGAAAAAGGGCTGCGGTAGTGGCGGTTGAATCACCCACGGCCACCTTTCAGCATAACGACTACTCCATGGCCAACATTGTCAGCGCCGCTATTTTCGGAGATGGTGCTGCCTGTGTGATATTATCCTCCCATGAAGATGATAAAGGACCTGCTATTGTGGGAACAGAGATGTATCATTTTTATGAGGCTACCCACCTGATGGGTTTCCATCTTTCCAATACCGGTTTGCAGATGGTGCTGGATATTGCGGTGCCGGAGCAGATCGCGAGTCATTTTTCTGATATCATTTATCCGTTCCTGGAGCGGCATGGTACTAGCATGGAAGAGGTGAACCAGCTGATTTTTCATCCCGGAGGAAGAAAAATTATTCAGACGGTGGAAGAGATTTTCAGTGGGTCCGGTAAAAATATTGATGATACCAAAGAAGTGTTAAGGTTATACGGTAATATGTCCAGCGCCACGGTGCTGTATGTTCTGGAGCGTGTACTGGACAAAGCCGTGCCGCCGGGAGATAAAGGGTTGATGCTGAGTTTTGGTCCTGGTTTTTCTGCACAAAGAATACTATTGCAATGGTAAGGGATTTTGCATCACAACAATACTGGGCACTCATTCTGGGCGGTAGCAGCGGGCTGGGACTGGCATCGGCCCGCAAGCTGGCGGAGAAGGGTATGCATCTCTGCATTGTACATCGAAATGCGGGTATGGAAATGGAGCAGGTGAATGCTGATTTTGAAGCGTTGCGGGCAACAGGTGTGCAGGTAATATCGTTTAATGTGAGTATTACGAACACAGAAAAACGGGCCTTTGTTTTACAGGAGCTGCAACAACAAATGGGAGCAGCAGGACGGGTGCGATGTTTGTTGCACAGCATAGCTAAAGGCACGTTAAAAGCGATGACCGGTGATCAGGCATTACAAACAGATGATATGATGATCACGCTGGAACATATGGCGGTGAGTTTGCATGACTGGACACAGTCGGTATGGCAACAGGGGCTTTTTGCCGGTGATGCGCGTGTATTGTCATTTACCAGTGAAGGCAGCAGCAAAGCATGGCAGCACTATGCGGCTGTATCGGCCGCCAAAGCCTCCCTGGAGGCTATTAGCCGTAGCATTGCACTGGAGTTCGGACCTTATGGTATCAGAGCCAACTGCCTGCAGGCGGGGGTAACAGATACCCGTTCCCTGCGTATGATCCCGGGGCATGAACAGCTGTTGGCCCACAGTATTGCCCGTACTCCTTTTCAACGGCTTACCACACCCGAAGATGTGGCAAATATGGTGTATCTTTTATGTAAAGATGAAGCGGCCTGGGTAACCGGCGCCGTGATCCCGGTAGACGGAGGTGCACATATACATTGACAGATGACGACAGCAGCTATATTAGCAAAACTACCATACAGCGAACCTTTTTTATTTGTAGATACGCTGGAATATATTGATGAAAAAAAAGTGACAGGCAGCTTTACTTTCCGGCCTGATATGGACTTTTACAAAGGGCATTTCAAACATTATGCTGTTACGCCGGGTGTATTGCTCACCGAAGTAATGGCACAGATAGGGCTGGTATGCCTGGGCATCTATCTGACCGGAGGCGCGGAAGATCTGGCATTTGGCCTGACTGCTACAAATGTGGAGTTTATGGCGCCTGTGCTGCCAGGTGAAAAAGTGACCGTCACGGGTGAAAAGGAATATTTTCGTTTTGGTAAACTGAAATGTAAAGTAGTAATGACCAATGAGCGGGGACAGGAAGTGAGCAGTGGTGTGATGGCCGGGATGATCATCCCCCGTAAATCGTAATCCATAATTTGTAATTCGTAATTGTCTATGTCTGTTCGGGTAGTTATAACAGGACTTGGTGTGATGGCGCCCAATGGAGCTGGTGTTCCTGCTTTCCGTGAGGCGGTCATCAATGGTGTTTCCGGTATCCGGTATGATCCGAAGCTGGCAGCACTGGATTTTTCCTGTCGCATTGCTGGGACGCCGGAAGTAACGGAAGCTATGAAGCTGCGTTATTTTGAGCCGCTGGAGCTGAAAGGCTTCAACAGCGAAGCTGTCCTTTACGGAGTGATGGCAGGTATCGAAGCCTGGCAGGACGCGGGGTTGCCGCTGGCCAACGGAGCAATGCAGCCTGACTGGGACAGCGGGGTTGTATTTGGCACCGGTTCTTCCGGAGTAGATAAATGGCGGGAAGCAATTTATCAGGTAGATGAAGGAAAAGTACGTCGTTTAGGCAGTACCGTTATTTCACAAACCATGGCCAGTAGTATCAGTGCCTGGCTGGGGGGAAAGCTGGCGCTGGGCAACCAGGTGACCACCAATTCGTCTGCCTGTACTACTGGTGCAGAGAGCGTGATGATGGCCTATGACAGGATACGGTCGGGTAAGGCTCTGCGTATGCTGGCTGGCAGTACTACCGATGGTGGTCCTTATGTATGGGCAGGGTTTGATGCTATGCGGGTATGTACTTTTAAAAATAACGACCGGCCGGAAGCGGGTTCCAGGCCTATGAGTGCCAGTGCCAGCGGTTTTGTGCCGGGGGCAGGTGCAGGTGCGCTGGTAGTGGAGTCGCTGGATAGTGCCCTGCAAAGAGGGGCTACTATTTATGCAGAAATCGCCGGCGGACATGTTAATTCCGGTGGTCAGCTGGGAGAAGGAAGTATGACGGCACCCAACAGTGAAGCGGTACAACGCTGCATCCGGGAAGCTGTCCGTGAAGCAGGTATTCATCCCGATGAGATTGATGTGATCAATGGTCACCTTACAGCTACCAGCAAAGATGCTACGGAGATCCTCAACTGGAGCCAGGCACTCAATAGAAAAGGAGCAGACTTCCCTTATGTAAATGCCCTGAAATGTATGGTGGGACACTGTTTGAGCGCTTCGGGCAGTATTGAACTGGTGTCCGCAGTGCTGCAGTTGAAAGAAGGTTTTCTTTTCCCCAATATAAATAGTGAAGACCTGCATCCGGAGATAGCGGCTATCGTACCACGGGAACGCATTCCTTTGCAGTTGATGAATAAAACGCTGCAGGTAGTGGCCAAAGCCAGTTTTGGTTTCGGCGATGTAAATGCCTGTATCATTCTTAAAAAATATAAACCCTGATATCATGGATAAAACAGCTTTGATGGCCACTATCAAGGAAGTGGTGCAGCCTTACACCAAAAATCCTGAGGCGCTGGCAACCCTCAATGAAGACACGGACTTTATCCGTGATCTGAAAATAAATTCCGCTAACCTGGTGGATGTGGTGCTGGACGTGGAAGAAAAATTCAACATCGTAATTGATAACGATTCCATGGAGAAAATGATCAATGTAAGATCCGCTATGGAAGTGGTGGAAAACAAATTGGCCGCTACCTCATGATTGGCAATGATGTGGTAGATCTGGAGTTGGCGGCTGCAGAAAACAACTGGCGGCGGGCAGGTTATCTGGAGAAGATATGTACGCCGGCAGAGCGGCAGCTGATACAGGATGCTGTTGATCCGGACCGTATGGTGTGGCTGTTGTGGAGCGCCAAGGAGGCTGCCTATAAGATGGTACACCGAACCACCAGAGAACGTATCTATGCGCCACATCGTTATGCTGTACAGCTTTCCGGCATGGATACAGGAACCATTTGTTATGAAAACATGGTTTTTCATTTTCGTACAACCGTTGACGGTAGTAAGTTACATACCATCGCTGTGCCTGCTCAGTATTTATGGTATCAGCTTTCCTGTGGTGTTGAAGCAGGTGAACTACTGCAGAAAGATGAACAGGGATTACCGTTTGTCAGGGAAGAAAGTAGTGGAAAACGACGGCCTGCGTCGGTCAGTCACCACGGAAAATATTACGAGGTGGTAAGCCTGAAGATATGAAGAGGAGCAGCGAGGGCTGCTCCTTTTTTATTTATGGAAAATGAGTGTCCATACATTTTCTTCAAAATCCGGGAATAGCTCTTTAAACAGTTTTCTTTTGCCGGGAGGAACGTCTTTCTCTACTTCGATGGCCGCCATGGTAATGATGGCTGTTCTTGTTTTGAATTTTTCAGCGATCCTGTTGAGGGTGGCATCTGTGGGTTTTGTTTTCCCGCTTTCAATGAGAGAAAGACTTGTCTGGCTGATGCCAATGTCATCAGCGAATTCCTGCTGACTCTGATTGCTGTGTTTGCGTAATGTTCTGATTGCTTTCCCGAAGTTCATGGTGTTATTCTTTGGAGAGGCCTAACCTTTCCAGAATGTCCCACATGAAACTTAGCCATAGATCGAATTCTTCTTCGGATTGGGATTCTTCAATGCCTTTGCCCAACACTACAAATGCCATATGCATTTGTTTTTCGAAGGGAGTTTTAGTTTTCTTGGCAGCTAATATCGCCGTAGGATGTTCCAGAATTTTTAAAAAGGCTGATTTTAAATTTATCATACTGATTGGTTTTAGATAGTTATGAATACATTTTAAACTTTTGTTCTTTCAGTTAAAAAATATTCCTGGTAACTATCCTTACCATCATCAGGATATATCTTCAATATACGAAATATAGCGCATAATTGTAATGTTATTTTGTTTTTTATGGGAAGTTTGATGTGGAGATTGACAGCAGAAATATATTGTGCGGCCTTTATAGTTTTTATGCGGAGGATATCGTTGGTATTTTTTTTCAGTGTTTTACGATGTCGGGAAATGATACCTCCACGTGACGGTTGAAGCGCAGGTGTTTTTTCCAGATGCTGTGTGGATACAGTGTGATAGTCGTTTTTTTCAGTTTCCTTCTGCCGTTCATAGATAAGTAAAACCAGCCCACCGTAGGAAACAGACGCGCTACAATTCTCCATAGCACAGGTACGCTCCTGTACTTCCTGAAAATGTACGTTTGTACAAACGGGTGAGTGTTGGGTCATTGCCCGGGTTAGGGCTTCCCAACCTTTTTTGGTTGAGTTTGTGTATCTCATAGTACACTGTCGATATTAAGGTATTACCTGGGTTCTAAAGGTTGAAATGTGTTGTAAAATTAGTATGAATCCCGGGAATGGATGAGGTAGTAGTATTAACCATTGGTTAATGAAATGTTATGTTGGTTATTTTAATAATAATAGTATTCGGATGATTTTTATTTCCTCCGGGAGTCTCTTCCGTATTGGTTTATAGCGGAGGTTGTTATATTGTTTTGTGGTTGGAATTCTTAATTATTTGTAAATGGGTCGATGTTTCTTTCAGGTACGTTTCTTGATGCCCACCTCAACGGTGCTGAAGCACCGGAAGATACCATGCAATATCCCCATAAAAAAAATGTAGCCATTATTGTGGCACATCCGGATGATGAAACCCTTTGGGCTGGCGGAACGATCATAAGCCATCCCGAATGGCGTTGTTTTGTAGCGTGTATCTGCAGAGCCGGAGATGAAGACAGGGCACCCCGTTTCGCTGCTGCACTCAAAGCATTGGGAGCAGCAGGCAGTATGGCAGATATGGACGATGGCCCTGAACAAACCCCGTTACCGATTCCGGCTGTGGAGGAACAGGTACTGCAACTGTTGCCACATACCCAGTTTGACCTGATCATTACCCATAATATAGCAGGAGAGTATACACGACATCGCCGGCATGAAGAAGTAAGCGAGGCTGTTTTCAGATTGTGGAAAGCTGATCTTCTTACAAGTCCTGAGTTATGGTTGTTTGCCTATGATGACGGCGGTCATACTCATTTTCCGGTAGCAGATCCCACAGCTGGTATTTACCTGTCTCTTCCGGCGCCTGTATTTCAACATAAAAAAGAACTGATCACCGGTATATATGGATTTAGTCAGGATAGTTGGGAAGCACAGATTACACCACCCGCGGAAGCATTCTGGACGTTCAGCACGGTGGCGGGAGCCGAGCAATGGCTGAACAGTAACCGTATTACACCATGAGAGTATTAGTATTATTTGATTATCCGGCAGGCCCCGGCGGCCTTGCCACACAAGGAGACCTGCTCTTCAAAGGGTTGCAGGAGCTGGGCGTAGATGTACACGCCGTACATTATGAATCCAATCAGGAAAAGGAATGGTATTACCGCTGGTTTAAGCCAGACGTGGTAACCGGTGTAGGGTATTGGGGATATGTTCCACACCTGGTATTACATGCGCAGCAATTTGGGGTTACGGCGGTGCCCTGGCTGGTAGCCGACGGTTACATCGCCAATTATCAGGAGGTGCTGAACACACTGCCACTGATCCTCGTTACCTCCAACTGGGTAAAAGAGATGTACGTGCGCGATGGTATCAGCGGACGTAATATCGAAGTGTTACCGGTGGGCTGTGATACAGACAGGTTCCGTCCTTTTGCGGCTGATGATCCCAAAGTGGCCGCTGTGCGCAATGCGCTGGGCATACATCCGGATGAACTGATGATCCTGACGGTAGGCGGTGATGCTGCTTCCAAAGGAGCTCAGGAAGTGATGCATGCACTGGCACGGCTCAACGGAAGAATGCCCCAATGGAAATATGTTTGCAAGGTATGGCCGCAGGAACGGACTGATAGTCAGAACCAGGCTGACTTCCAGCTGGCACACCAGCTGGGCATATCCGATCATGTGATCTATACCAAGTACAAGATATCCCGCAATTTTATGCCTTACCTGCTCAGCGCCTGTGATATCTATGCGGCGCCGTCCCGTCTGGAAGGCTTTGGAATGACACAGGTAGAAGCCAATGCCTGTGGAAAACCGGT is part of the Chitinophaga flava genome and encodes:
- a CDS encoding NAD(P)/FAD-dependent oxidoreductase; translated protein: MGLQHHIIIIGGGLAGLTGAIHLSRAGLPVTLIEKNRFPKHKVCGEYISNEVLPYLQWLGADPAELRPADISRLLLSAANGKTLTASLPLGGFGISRYAIDAFLMNKALAAGVRLVTDTVTSVDYEDNRFTVETQGHGSFEGTVTLGAYGKRSILDQRLSRNFLQQRAPWLAVKGHYEGDFPDDLVALHNFPGGYCGVSKIETGHLNICYLVSTDSFRQYGDIQQHREEVMYRNIHLREIFSHSRALFEQPLSISQICFDEKTKVEQHMLMTGDTAGLIHPLCGNGMAMAIDSARMAAEGVLRFCRETDYSRRQLEDDYSKRWERAFSRRMKTGRLLNNLFLKDRLSTWLIQQMASFPAVLPFIIRQTHGRPLKVMNT
- a CDS encoding methyltransferase domain-containing protein — translated: MILNTRERVLAPEIMDDFSMEGERLQRALDKIAKINRKLGGNRITLKGVATLMRQLPPEKTVTIMDIGCGNGDMLRALADEGRQRGWKLHLVGVDANRFTVHHAAALSVDYPEISYDCIDVTHDSFAEMEYDIVLLTLTLHHFTDATILALMQHFCRCATVGIVVNDLHRSSIAYRLFQLLCYVLGLEEMTRYDGLTSIMRGFKKPELIELCRQLNIRNYSLRWRWAFRYQWVISNL
- a CDS encoding type III polyketide synthase, giving the protein MSVKIQSVAKALPAYTRPTSEIMPYLDLWLAGQEERFVKKVKKIFENAAVDQRYSIMNAEEVFNSTSFEEKNNIYIRECTALGKKCLQGALEKAGLKGEEIDYIITVSCTGFMIPSMDAYLINALQLRQDIVRLPVTEMGCAAGVSGMIYAYQFLKANPGKRAAVVAVESPTATFQHNDYSMANIVSAAIFGDGAACVILSSHEDDKGPAIVGTEMYHFYEATHLMGFHLSNTGLQMVLDIAVPEQIASHFSDIIYPFLERHGTSMEEVNQLIFHPGGRKIIQTVEEIFSGSGKNIDDTKEVLRLYGNMSSATVLYVLERVLDKAVPPGDKGLMLSFGPGFSAQRILLQW
- a CDS encoding enoyl-ACP reductase FabI; translation: MVRDFASQQYWALILGGSSGLGLASARKLAEKGMHLCIVHRNAGMEMEQVNADFEALRATGVQVISFNVSITNTEKRAFVLQELQQQMGAAGRVRCLLHSIAKGTLKAMTGDQALQTDDMMITLEHMAVSLHDWTQSVWQQGLFAGDARVLSFTSEGSSKAWQHYAAVSAAKASLEAISRSIALEFGPYGIRANCLQAGVTDTRSLRMIPGHEQLLAHSIARTPFQRLTTPEDVANMVYLLCKDEAAWVTGAVIPVDGGAHIH
- a CDS encoding 3-hydroxyacyl-ACP dehydratase FabZ family protein; protein product: MTTAAILAKLPYSEPFLFVDTLEYIDEKKVTGSFTFRPDMDFYKGHFKHYAVTPGVLLTEVMAQIGLVCLGIYLTGGAEDLAFGLTATNVEFMAPVLPGEKVTVTGEKEYFRFGKLKCKVVMTNERGQEVSSGVMAGMIIPRKS
- a CDS encoding beta-ketoacyl-[acyl-carrier-protein] synthase family protein, translating into MSVRVVITGLGVMAPNGAGVPAFREAVINGVSGIRYDPKLAALDFSCRIAGTPEVTEAMKLRYFEPLELKGFNSEAVLYGVMAGIEAWQDAGLPLANGAMQPDWDSGVVFGTGSSGVDKWREAIYQVDEGKVRRLGSTVISQTMASSISAWLGGKLALGNQVTTNSSACTTGAESVMMAYDRIRSGKALRMLAGSTTDGGPYVWAGFDAMRVCTFKNNDRPEAGSRPMSASASGFVPGAGAGALVVESLDSALQRGATIYAEIAGGHVNSGGQLGEGSMTAPNSEAVQRCIREAVREAGIHPDEIDVINGHLTATSKDATEILNWSQALNRKGADFPYVNALKCMVGHCLSASGSIELVSAVLQLKEGFLFPNINSEDLHPEIAAIVPRERIPLQLMNKTLQVVAKASFGFGDVNACIILKKYKP
- a CDS encoding acyl carrier protein produces the protein MDKTALMATIKEVVQPYTKNPEALATLNEDTDFIRDLKINSANLVDVVLDVEEKFNIVIDNDSMEKMINVRSAMEVVENKLAATS
- a CDS encoding 4'-phosphopantetheinyl transferase family protein, yielding MIGNDVVDLELAAAENNWRRAGYLEKICTPAERQLIQDAVDPDRMVWLLWSAKEAAYKMVHRTTRERIYAPHRYAVQLSGMDTGTICYENMVFHFRTTVDGSKLHTIAVPAQYLWYQLSCGVEAGELLQKDEQGLPFVREESSGKRRPASVSHHGKYYEVVSLKI
- a CDS encoding helix-turn-helix domain-containing protein encodes the protein MNFGKAIRTLRKHSNQSQQEFADDIGISQTSLSLIESGKTKPTDATLNRIAEKFKTRTAIITMAAIEVEKDVPPGKRKLFKELFPDFEENVWTLIFHK
- a CDS encoding PIG-L deacetylase family protein produces the protein MFLSGTFLDAHLNGAEAPEDTMQYPHKKNVAIIVAHPDDETLWAGGTIISHPEWRCFVACICRAGDEDRAPRFAAALKALGAAGSMADMDDGPEQTPLPIPAVEEQVLQLLPHTQFDLIITHNIAGEYTRHRRHEEVSEAVFRLWKADLLTSPELWLFAYDDGGHTHFPVADPTAGIYLSLPAPVFQHKKELITGIYGFSQDSWEAQITPPAEAFWTFSTVAGAEQWLNSNRITP
- a CDS encoding glycosyltransferase family 4 protein, giving the protein MRVLVLFDYPAGPGGLATQGDLLFKGLQELGVDVHAVHYESNQEKEWYYRWFKPDVVTGVGYWGYVPHLVLHAQQFGVTAVPWLVADGYIANYQEVLNTLPLILVTSNWVKEMYVRDGISGRNIEVLPVGCDTDRFRPFAADDPKVAAVRNALGIHPDELMILTVGGDAASKGAQEVMHALARLNGRMPQWKYVCKVWPQERTDSQNQADFQLAHQLGISDHVIYTKYKISRNFMPYLLSACDIYAAPSRLEGFGMTQVEANACGKPVVSLRAMGMLDTMVHGETALLASIADEIVLKEVVVGAESGFDGRRTVVFDTPRTVDYRASSEDIAAHLGELMVNEDLRLQLGAAGRSRVMQHFDYRVVAKRFLKIVEEKLGII